The Streptomyces sp. NBC_00236 DNA window GCCGGTGTCGTACTGCTGGGCGATGGCCGGGACCAGTCCGTCGGCGCCGCGCTTGAGACGGGCGGCGATGGCGGGGTCGAGGTCGCTGGCGGGCCGGGGCGTGCCGGGCGTGGGCGTGCTGGTCATGTGCCCATTGTGCCGTGGGTGCGGAGCGCGTCCGGGCGTGCGTCCACTGGGCGGACGGTGGACGGCGGTCGTACGCTGGCGGGCATGTCGACCCATGCGAAGCGCGAACGACTTCTGCTTGCCGACCTGTTGGAGGCCGTGGGCCCGGAGGCCCCGACTCTCTGCCACGGCTGGACCGCCCGCGATCTGGCGGCCCATGTGGTGGTGCGTGAGCGGCGGCCGGACGCGGCGGCGGGGACCGTGATCGGACCGCTGAAGAACCGGAGTGAGCGGGTCACCGCCGAGTTCGCGGCGAAGCCGTACGAGGAACTGATCCAGCTCATCCGTACGGGTCCGCCGAGGATGTCCCCGTTCGGGCTGAAGCAGCTGGACGAGGCGGCGAACACCGTCGAGTTCTACGTGCACACGGAGGATGTCCGCCGGGCGCAGCCGGACTGGTCGGCGCGGGAGCTGGACCCGGTCTTCGCCGATGTCCTGTGGTCGCGTACGGAGAAGGCGGCGCGGGTCCTGGGCCGGAAGGCCCCGGTGGGGCTGGTGCTGCGCCGCCCGGACGGCCAGACGGCGGTGGCGCACAAGGGGACCCCGGTGGTGACGGTGACGGGCGAGCCGGGCGAGCTGCTGCTGTTCGCGTTCGGGCGGCAGGACGCGGCGCGGGTGGAGCTGGAAGGTGAGCAGGACGCGATCGGCCGGCTGACGACAGCGAAGCTCGGGATGTAGGCGGCCGGGCGGGCCTGCCGTGGCCCGCTACCGCGTGGCCGGCGCCGCGCGGTGCGGCCGCGGCCCGGGCGGTGCCGGACGCTCCCTCCGCCCGGCACGGGAGCCGAGGTGTCCCAGGAGGAATCCGGCCGGGATCGTGACCAGGCCCGGTGTCTGGAGCGGGAACCAGTGGAAGTCGCGGGTCGGGAACAGCGCGATGTGGGTGCCGGAGAACGCGGGCGAGAAGACCATCAGGAACACGATGAGCGGCAGCGTGCCGTAGACCGTCCAGCGCACCCCGCGCGCGTTGAAGCCCGGCCGGAACAGGGCGTACAGCAGGACCGGCGGCAGTACGGACGCGGCGGCCGCGAACGAGAGCGAGAGCAGCACCTGCGGATTGCGGTCGTGGGTGTACGTCGACACGTAGACGGCGAGCGCGCCCGTCAGGACGACGGCCAGGCGGGCGCGGAGGATCTCGCGCCCGGCGGACCGGTCGGAGCGGACGGCCGTACGGGACCGGGCCTTCGCCGCGAAGTCCCGGGCGACGGATGAGGCGGCGGCCAGCGTGATGCCGGCGACCGCGGCCAGGGTCGTGGCGAACACCGCGCAGGCCACGAACGCGAACAGCGGGCTCTCGCGCGGCCCGTCGGCGCCCGGGTCGAGTGCGCCGGTCACCAGCAGCAGCGCGGTGCCGCCCGCCGGGTCCGCGGCCTGGATGATCTTGTGGCCGAGCAGGGCGGACGCCCCGAGGCCGACCACGACGACGCCCGCGCACAGGAAGGCCACGGGGGCCGCCGCCCAGACGGTGGCGCGGCGCACGGTCCAGCGGTCGCGCATGGGGTGCAGCCGCATCATGATGTGCGGCATGCACGCGGCCCCGAGGACCAGGGTCAGCTGGAAGCCGAGGAGATCCAGGGTGCCGGCGAAGGTGTGGCCGAACTGCAGTCCGGGGCGTGCGTAGGACCCGCCGGCTCCGCTGCCCTGCTGTGCGGCGTCGAAGAGGGCGAAGGGGTTCCAGCCGTAGCGGGCGAGCACCAGCCCGGCGAGCAGGGTCACCGCGGCCAGCACCACCGCGACCTTGACGATCTGGATGTAGCCGGTGCCGCGCATGCCGCCGACCGCCGAGTAGCAGACCATCAGGGCGCCGCTGGCGACGGTGCAGCTGGTGAGCGCGCCGTCGGGCAGCCCGAACATGGAGGCCATGACCCGGCCCGCGGTGGCGAGTTGCACCAGCAGCAGCGGGGCCAGCACGACCAGGGTCGTGATTCCGAGGGCGCGGCGTACGGTCGGGTCGCCGAGCCGGTCCGCCAGGAAGTCGCCGAGGGTGAACACGCCCTTGCGGCGCATCGGTTCGGCCAGGATCCGCATGACCAGGACCAGGGAGGCGACCGTGGCGGCGGCGAAGAGAATGCCGTCGAATCCCGCGAGGGCGACCGAACCCGTCGTGGAGAGCAGCGTGGCGGCCGAGATGTAGTCGCCGGCGATGGCCAGCCCGCTCCCGGCCGGACCGAGGGCGGAGCCGCCGCCCGCGTAGAAGTGCTCCGGGTCGTCCTGGTCCGCCGCGGCCAGCCCGCACAGCAGCAGCGACACGGCGACGAATCCGAGGAAGACGACCACGGCCAGCGACCGGGCGTCGAAGCCGCCGCTCACCGTCGCGGTCCCGGGGCCGGGGGCGGGGTCGGGGCCGCTGGGACGGCGGGTGCGCAGGCGCGCGCGCGGGCGCGGGGCGTGCGGGGTGTCGGGGGCGCTGAGGACATGCCGGTTACGGCATCAGGCGACCGGGTCCGCGTACAGCGGCCGGGGCGGGGGCGCTGCGCGGGTACAGCCGGTGCGGGCGAGGTCTGTGCGCGAGCACATCGCACCCGGCCCGCCCGGCCACCGGCCCGGCCCGGCGGGCACGAGCGGGTCGTCCGACACCCCGCCGGGCACGAGCCGGTCGTCCGACACCCCGCCGGGCACGAGCCGGTCGTCCGACACCCCGCCGGGCGCCTCGTCCGCCGCCCTGCCGCGCGTGAACACCTCGTCCGGCAGCCCGCCGGACGACGGCACGGACGGCTCCTGCTTCCGGCGCCCGCCAGTCCGGCAGTCCGGCAGTCCGGCAGTCCGGCAGTCCGCCAGTCCGTCAGTCCGGGCGCCCGGCAGTCCGGTGGGCGCGGGCGCGATGTGCTCGTCGGAGCGTCAGCCCGCCAGCAGGCGGCGGGCCGTCAGGGCCAGGGAGACCTCGACCGCGTCGGACGGGCGGGTCAGACAGCGGCCGGTCAGCTGCTCGAAGCGGCGCAGCCGGTTCAGGACCGTGTTGCGGTGGCAGTAGAGCCGGGCCCCCGCCCGCTGCGCGGAACCGTCCGAGTCGAACCACGCCGTGAGCGTCTCGATGATCACGTCGCGGTCGGCCGGGTCCAGCCGGTCCAACGGTCCCAGCACCCGTGCGGCCAGCGCGGAGCCGAGTCCCGGGGACGAGACGACCAGGGCGGCGGGCAGTTGCTCGTCGAGCAGGACGACTCCGCCTCCGGCCGGGCAGGCCCGCAGGGCGGTCTCGGCGAGCCGCCGGGCGTCCCCGACGGCCGCCAGCCCCTCCACGACGGAGCTGATGCCGACCCTGCTGCCGGGCGGGGCGGACAACCCGGCGGCCAGCGCGGCGAGTTCCGCGTCCCCGTCGACCGCGCCGGCAGGTCCGCCGGGCTGCGGGCCACCGCCCTGATCGGCCGCTGATCCGGTGCCCGCACCGGTGAGCGGAGCGACGGGCTCCGCCGCCCCCTCGCCCCGGGACAGCGTCAGGATCGCGAACTCGGCGTCCGGGCCCGGGTGCCAGAGCGCGTCCGTCCCGGCGGGCAGCGTCATCGGCGGCTGTGCGGTGCCGTGCGGGGCGCGGCGGGCGGTGGAGACCGCGAGCACCGCGTACCTGCCGTGCTCCGGCAGCCCCAGCATCGCGGCGGCGTCCGGCAGTTCGGCGATCTGCGCGGTGCCGTCGAGCAGGGCCGCCGTCATCAGGCGCTGGCGGTTCTCCCGCCGCCACGCCAGCTTGCGCTCGGTCTGCCGGTAGGCGTCCGCGACGACACCGCAGTGCTCGTCCACGAAGTTCCAGACGTCCGCCGCGACGTGCACCAGCAGCCGGATGTCCTCGGGGTGGCGGCGCGCGGTGTCGTCCACCAGGTCCTGCCAGACCATCGCGCCGCCCATCCGGAAGGCGTGCAGGACCGCGTCGAGCGGCAGGCCCTGCTCGGCCCGTACCTCGCCGATCCGCCGGGAGGTCCGGTGGGCGGCCTCCCGGAACTCCCGGGGCTGGATCAGCGATCCGACGTTGTGCCGAAGCGAGTGGTGCACCTCCTGCCAGATCTCCGCCGCGTCGGCCTCGATGGCCGAGCGGTAGGCGGGCTCCTGCTCGTGCAGCGCCTCGACGAGCCGGTCCGTGAGCTCCGGCAGCGCCTCCATCAGCACCCGGGCAGCCCGGTGCAGTACGGCGACGGCCTCGCGATCGGCCAGCGAACGGAAGCGGCGCGGCATCGGAGCGACGGGGGGCGGCCCGTGCAGCGCCCTGACCCGTGAACGTACGACCTGCGGCATGGCGGCCTCCACCGGGATTCGGCCGGCTCCAGAAAACGACCGGCTCCGGTTCACTCAGCCCGGCGTTGGGCATGAGCACACCGAATCATCCTGACGCCCGCAGAATGGCATACCGCCCAGTCGGTACCTAGAGGTTTGCGGCGTACTTCTCATCACGGTCCTGCAACCTCCCGGACTCGGAGCCGAAA harbors:
- a CDS encoding TIGR03085 family metal-binding protein; translation: MSTHAKRERLLLADLLEAVGPEAPTLCHGWTARDLAAHVVVRERRPDAAAGTVIGPLKNRSERVTAEFAAKPYEELIQLIRTGPPRMSPFGLKQLDEAANTVEFYVHTEDVRRAQPDWSARELDPVFADVLWSRTEKAARVLGRKAPVGLVLRRPDGQTAVAHKGTPVVTVTGEPGELLLFAFGRQDAARVELEGEQDAIGRLTTAKLGM
- a CDS encoding sodium/solute symporter codes for the protein MSGGFDARSLAVVVFLGFVAVSLLLCGLAAADQDDPEHFYAGGGSALGPAGSGLAIAGDYISAATLLSTTGSVALAGFDGILFAAATVASLVLVMRILAEPMRRKGVFTLGDFLADRLGDPTVRRALGITTLVVLAPLLLVQLATAGRVMASMFGLPDGALTSCTVASGALMVCYSAVGGMRGTGYIQIVKVAVVLAAVTLLAGLVLARYGWNPFALFDAAQQGSGAGGSYARPGLQFGHTFAGTLDLLGFQLTLVLGAACMPHIMMRLHPMRDRWTVRRATVWAAAPVAFLCAGVVVVGLGASALLGHKIIQAADPAGGTALLLVTGALDPGADGPRESPLFAFVACAVFATTLAAVAGITLAAASSVARDFAAKARSRTAVRSDRSAGREILRARLAVVLTGALAVYVSTYTHDRNPQVLLSLSFAAAASVLPPVLLYALFRPGFNARGVRWTVYGTLPLIVFLMVFSPAFSGTHIALFPTRDFHWFPLQTPGLVTIPAGFLLGHLGSRAGRRERPAPPGPRPHRAAPATR
- a CDS encoding PucR family transcriptional regulator, whose protein sequence is MPQVVRSRVRALHGPPPVAPMPRRFRSLADREAVAVLHRAARVLMEALPELTDRLVEALHEQEPAYRSAIEADAAEIWQEVHHSLRHNVGSLIQPREFREAAHRTSRRIGEVRAEQGLPLDAVLHAFRMGGAMVWQDLVDDTARRHPEDIRLLVHVAADVWNFVDEHCGVVADAYRQTERKLAWRRENRQRLMTAALLDGTAQIAELPDAAAMLGLPEHGRYAVLAVSTARRAPHGTAQPPMTLPAGTDALWHPGPDAEFAILTLSRGEGAAEPVAPLTGAGTGSAADQGGGPQPGGPAGAVDGDAELAALAAGLSAPPGSRVGISSVVEGLAAVGDARRLAETALRACPAGGGVVLLDEQLPAALVVSSPGLGSALAARVLGPLDRLDPADRDVIIETLTAWFDSDGSAQRAGARLYCHRNTVLNRLRRFEQLTGRCLTRPSDAVEVSLALTARRLLAG